In Streptomyces sp. NBC_00433, a single genomic region encodes these proteins:
- a CDS encoding GNAT family N-acetyltransferase: protein MEITTAAATDADAVAELHTASWRGAYATLFPAQYLDGPLLAERQQVWRARLADPVPGAALFLAVETSVLLGFVYLEPQPDGRILLDNLHARPGDTGRGLGSRLLDHALAWSTTAHPGQDVYLEVLQGNTRAVAFYERHGGRRTASRTCRFDQGFELPEFEYTWPATVPASARSPAHR from the coding sequence ATGGAGATCACAACCGCCGCGGCGACCGATGCTGATGCCGTCGCCGAGCTGCACACGGCCAGCTGGCGAGGGGCCTACGCGACCCTGTTCCCTGCGCAGTACCTGGACGGCCCGCTGCTCGCCGAACGCCAACAGGTGTGGCGGGCGCGGCTGGCCGATCCTGTCCCGGGCGCGGCGCTGTTCCTGGCCGTGGAAACCAGTGTGCTGCTCGGCTTCGTCTACCTCGAACCGCAGCCGGACGGCCGGATCCTGCTCGACAACCTGCATGCCCGTCCTGGCGACACCGGGCGCGGGCTGGGCAGTCGGCTTCTCGATCATGCCCTGGCCTGGTCCACCACCGCGCACCCCGGCCAAGACGTCTACCTGGAGGTCCTGCAGGGCAACACCCGCGCGGTCGCGTTCTACGAACGCCACGGAGGCCGCCGTACCGCGTCCCGCACCTGCCGCTTCGACCAGGGATTCGAGCTTCCCGAGTTCGAATACACCTGGCCCGCCACCGTCCCAGCGTCGGCGCGGTCGCCAGCACATCGCTGA
- a CDS encoding IS3 family transposase (programmed frameshift), which translates to MAMKDYSDEFKADAVALYESTPGAIYKSIAADLGVNRATLREWVLRDRERRGVTAAAATPGARPREAVASADPVERVRQLEARVAELEASERKLATERDILRKAAKYFRRDELVRSRFQFVDDHRDTYEVKRLCQVLDVNRSSYYKWLAGAEVRAGRQRQDRVLAEEIRQIHGESGGAYGSPRVAAELREKGQRVNEKRVARIMRTFSITGIRLRRRVRTTVPDPAASPVPDLFQRDFTATEPGLKLMGDITYLPLAGGEFLYLATVLDCFSRKVMGWSIADHMRTSLVSDALRMAAATRGSLDGAVFHSDHGAQYGSRAYTDLCDQLGVTRSMGAIGTSADNAACESFHASLKRETLQGAHDFGDAGTCRRTVFAWLTRYNTRRRHSANGYLSPNEYEHRHHTAKLTLAA; encoded by the exons ATGGCGATGAAGGACTACTCGGACGAGTTCAAGGCCGATGCCGTGGCCCTGTACGAGTCCACACCCGGGGCGATCTACAAGAGCATCGCTGCTGACCTGGGCGTCAACCGGGCGACCCTGCGTGAGTGGGTGCTGCGGGACCGCGAACGCCGTGGCGTCACAGCCGCGGCTGCGACGCCGGGCGCCCGGCCTCGGGAGGCCGTTGCGTCCGCTGATCCGGTCGAGCGTGTGCGGCAGCTGGAGGCGAGGGTGGCCGAACTCGAGGCAAGTGAGCGCAAGCTCGCCACCGAGCGGGACATCCTCCGCAAGGCGGCCAAGTATTTC CGGAGAGACGAACTGGTGAGGAGCCGCTTCCAGTTCGTTGACGACCACCGGGACACCTACGAGGTGAAGCGGCTCTGCCAGGTCCTGGACGTGAACCGGTCCAGCTACTACAAGTGGCTCGCCGGCGCCGAGGTCCGGGCTGGCCGGCAGCGGCAGGACCGGGTCCTGGCCGAGGAGATCCGTCAGATCCACGGCGAGTCCGGCGGCGCTTACGGCTCCCCGCGAGTGGCGGCCGAGCTCCGCGAGAAAGGGCAGCGGGTCAACGAGAAGCGGGTCGCCCGGATCATGCGGACGTTCTCCATCACCGGCATCCGCCTGCGCAGACGCGTGCGCACCACCGTCCCGGACCCGGCCGCCTCACCGGTCCCGGACCTGTTCCAGCGGGACTTCACCGCCACCGAGCCGGGGCTCAAACTCATGGGCGACATCACGTATCTCCCGCTCGCGGGCGGGGAGTTCCTCTATCTCGCGACGGTGCTGGACTGCTTCAGCCGCAAGGTCATGGGCTGGTCCATCGCCGACCACATGCGCACCAGTCTGGTCTCCGACGCGTTGCGGATGGCCGCCGCGACTCGCGGGAGTCTGGACGGCGCGGTGTTCCACTCCGACCACGGGGCCCAATACGGCTCCCGGGCCTACACCGACCTCTGCGACCAGCTCGGGGTCACCCGGTCGATGGGCGCGATCGGCACCAGCGCCGACAACGCGGCCTGCGAAAGTTTCCACGCTTCTCTGAAACGCGAGACCCTCCAGGGCGCCCACGACTTCGGCGACGCCGGCACCTGCCGTCGGACTGTCTTCGCCTGGCTGACCCGCTACAACACCCGCCGCCGGCACTCCGCCAACGGCTACCTCAGCCCCAACGAATACGAACACCGACACCACACCGCTAAACTCACACTCGCCGCGTGA
- a CDS encoding GlsB/YeaQ/YmgE family stress response membrane protein, producing the protein MGFVAWIIIGLLAGAIAKALMPGRDPGGIFITMLIGIAGGVLGGWLGKVIFHVHSINGFFHLSTWIAAIVGSMILLAVYRVVTGRRA; encoded by the coding sequence ATGGGTTTCGTCGCTTGGATCATCATCGGGCTGCTTGCCGGAGCCATCGCCAAGGCGCTCATGCCCGGCAGGGACCCGGGCGGCATCTTCATCACCATGCTGATCGGCATCGCTGGCGGCGTGCTCGGCGGATGGCTCGGCAAGGTCATCTTCCACGTGCACTCGATCAACGGCTTCTTCCACCTGTCGACGTGGATCGCCGCAATCGTCGGCTCCATGATCCTGCTGGCGGTCTACCGCGTCGTCACCGGCCGACGCGCCTGA
- a CDS encoding transposase family protein: MELRIDGTEVRVRRPPANKPGRRAFVSGKMKQNTKKATVISDDMGCTLWTGAFRPGRIHDQTALKAEGVCSLFEQYPQVKAEIDAGYRGLAKQFPDQVEAPPL; this comes from the coding sequence GTGGAACTGCGCATCGACGGAACCGAGGTGAGGGTGCGTCGGCCCCCGGCGAACAAGCCCGGCCGCCGAGCATTCGTCTCCGGCAAGATGAAGCAGAACACCAAGAAGGCCACCGTGATCAGCGATGACATGGGCTGCACCCTGTGGACCGGCGCCTTCCGGCCTGGCCGTATTCATGATCAAACTGCGCTCAAGGCCGAGGGTGTCTGCAGCCTGTTCGAGCAGTACCCGCAGGTGAAGGCCGAGATCGACGCGGGCTACCGGGGACTGGCCAAGCAGTTCCCCGATCAAGTCGAAGCCCCACCGCTCTAG
- a CDS encoding helix-turn-helix transcriptional regulator produces the protein MARQELAHYLRDRRAALHPHEIGLAATGTDRRTPGLRREEVADLAHMSVDYYTRLEQARGPRPSARILDALARALRLTPAERSHLFRLAGSSAPPGISAVRRVRPHVARMLERLPETGAIVTDAAYDVVAWNPLARALLGADLGGGTTNLARRRFLGQGRTYESSSAEESGHIVVARLRRAADRYPHDPRLAALLAELHAGSEEFRQIWEARPVHTPGHRTKTLDHPEAGALRLNCDVLLVPEDDQEVVLMTADPGSPAVRALRRLATQAT, from the coding sequence ATGGCGCGGCAGGAGCTGGCCCACTACCTACGGGACCGCCGGGCGGCCCTGCATCCGCACGAGATCGGCCTGGCGGCGACGGGCACCGACCGCCGCACACCGGGTCTGCGCCGCGAAGAGGTGGCGGATCTCGCCCACATGTCGGTCGACTACTACACGCGGCTGGAGCAGGCCCGGGGGCCGCGGCCATCGGCCCGGATCCTGGACGCGCTGGCCCGCGCGCTGCGGCTCACGCCGGCCGAGCGCAGCCATCTGTTCCGCCTGGCGGGTTCAAGCGCGCCGCCTGGCATCAGCGCCGTGCGGCGGGTGCGCCCGCACGTGGCCCGGATGCTGGAGCGGCTGCCGGAGACCGGTGCCATCGTCACTGACGCGGCGTACGACGTTGTCGCCTGGAACCCCCTGGCCCGGGCACTGCTCGGCGCCGACCTCGGAGGCGGGACGACGAACCTGGCCCGACGCCGCTTCCTTGGCCAGGGGCGGACGTACGAGAGCTCCAGCGCCGAGGAATCCGGGCACATCGTGGTGGCGCGGCTGCGCCGGGCCGCGGACCGCTACCCGCATGACCCGCGGCTGGCCGCGCTGCTGGCCGAACTGCACGCCGGCAGTGAGGAGTTCCGGCAGATATGGGAGGCGCGTCCGGTCCACACTCCCGGGCATCGCACCAAGACCCTGGACCATCCGGAGGCCGGTGCGCTGCGGTTGAACTGCGACGTCCTGCTCGTGCCCGAGGATGACCAGGAGGTTGTCCTGATGACGGCCGACCCCGGATCACCTGCCGTGCGGGCCCTGCGCAGGCTGGCCACGCAGGCGACCTGA
- a CDS encoding lysine 2,3-aminomutase, which produces MTASASASASVAQPYTYRSTALEEPDWRRFPGWRKVTGAEWESPAWQRRNSVRSLRQLRSVLGDTVGDAFFTDLRRDQSERATMSLLVTPQMLNTMARHAPVRGPGSLTEAFYEDAVRRYMLPLFSDRRADWPSHPMAQRDSLHEQEMWAVEGLTHRYPTKVLAELNSTCPQYCGHCTRMDLVGASTRQVDKRRFGEKPRDRMESIFGYLRRHPEIRDVVVSGGDVANLPWPRVEWFVEHLLGIPSIRDIRLASKSLVGLPQHWLDSEVLTGLERIAKIATDRGVQIALHTHANTAASITPLVARAARAVLATGLRDVRNQGVLLRGVNGTMAEILDLCFALLDGAGVMPYYFYQCDMIPFSEHWRLAVWEAQDLQDQIMGYLPGFATPRIVCDVPYAGKRWVHQAVGYDRRTGVSRWAKNYRTPIEEAESPSPEPHYPFYDPIHTLPPEGQQWWCNRSATPPAFPKGGE; this is translated from the coding sequence GTGACCGCATCAGCATCCGCATCCGCGTCCGTGGCCCAGCCGTACACGTATCGCAGCACCGCGCTCGAGGAGCCGGACTGGCGCCGCTTCCCCGGGTGGCGCAAGGTGACCGGGGCCGAGTGGGAATCGCCGGCCTGGCAGCGCAGGAACAGCGTCCGGAGCCTGCGGCAACTCCGCTCGGTGCTGGGTGACACGGTGGGGGACGCCTTCTTCACGGACCTGCGGCGCGACCAGTCAGAACGGGCCACGATGTCCCTGCTGGTCACGCCGCAGATGCTCAACACCATGGCCAGGCATGCGCCCGTCCGGGGCCCCGGCAGCCTCACCGAGGCCTTCTACGAGGACGCGGTCCGGCGCTACATGCTCCCCCTGTTCTCGGACCGCCGCGCGGACTGGCCGTCGCATCCGATGGCCCAGCGGGACTCGCTGCACGAGCAGGAGATGTGGGCCGTCGAGGGGCTGACGCACCGCTACCCGACCAAGGTGCTGGCCGAGCTCAACTCCACCTGCCCGCAGTACTGCGGGCACTGCACCCGGATGGACCTGGTGGGGGCATCCACCCGCCAGGTCGACAAGCGCAGGTTCGGGGAGAAGCCCCGCGACCGCATGGAAAGCATCTTCGGCTACCTCCGGCGGCACCCCGAGATCAGGGACGTCGTGGTGTCCGGCGGCGACGTGGCCAACCTGCCCTGGCCGCGGGTGGAGTGGTTCGTCGAGCACCTGCTGGGCATCCCCAGCATCCGCGACATCAGGCTCGCCTCCAAGTCCCTGGTCGGCCTGCCCCAGCACTGGCTCGACAGCGAGGTGCTGACCGGACTGGAGCGGATCGCGAAGATCGCGACCGACCGCGGTGTGCAGATCGCCCTGCACACGCACGCCAACACCGCGGCCTCGATCACCCCCCTGGTGGCCCGCGCCGCACGCGCGGTGCTGGCCACCGGACTCCGCGACGTACGCAACCAGGGCGTCCTGCTGCGCGGCGTCAACGGGACGATGGCGGAGATCCTGGACCTCTGCTTCGCGCTGCTCGACGGGGCCGGCGTCATGCCCTACTACTTCTACCAGTGCGACATGATCCCCTTCAGCGAGCACTGGCGGCTCGCCGTGTGGGAGGCCCAGGACCTGCAGGACCAGATCATGGGCTACCTGCCGGGATTCGCCACGCCGCGGATCGTGTGCGACGTGCCCTACGCCGGTAAGCGCTGGGTGCACCAGGCCGTCGGCTACGACCGCCGCACCGGGGTCTCCCGGTGGGCCAAGAACTACCGCACCCCCATCGAGGAGGCGGAGTCCCCGTCGCCGGAGCCGCACTACCCCTTCTACGACCCCATCCACACCCTGCCGCCGGAAGGGCAGCAGTGGTGGTGCAACCGATCCGCGACTCCCCCCGCATTCCCGAAAGGAGGCGAGTGA
- a CDS encoding helix-turn-helix transcriptional regulator, with protein sequence MSEVAWLKSLRAGRGVCPLFGADAVVARFAEIVSVKRSERLVMVPESSQRPVLGTLPTPPDVRTRWLGSTPPGHDVRLIAAGSEHRILSALPAKMVIIDRAIVMTPIDPEDPLKGVWQITAKPLVRALVEMYQRLWGRAAEPVRWPAGLSARERAVVTLLAEGCTDQTVAERLGLSRRTITYTVADLMEKYGARSRFHLALRLAGGDASDPPRMRPVSGATPSDPVDDFG encoded by the coding sequence GTGTCTGAGGTGGCGTGGCTGAAGTCGCTGCGGGCCGGGCGCGGTGTGTGCCCGCTGTTCGGGGCCGATGCCGTGGTGGCCCGGTTCGCCGAGATCGTCTCCGTCAAACGCAGCGAGCGGCTGGTCATGGTTCCCGAGTCGTCCCAGCGCCCGGTGCTGGGGACACTCCCGACGCCGCCGGATGTACGTACGCGCTGGCTGGGATCGACCCCGCCGGGCCATGACGTGCGCCTGATCGCTGCCGGCTCCGAGCATCGGATCCTGTCGGCCCTGCCGGCCAAGATGGTCATCATCGACCGGGCGATCGTCATGACGCCCATCGACCCGGAGGATCCGCTGAAGGGGGTCTGGCAGATCACCGCCAAGCCGCTGGTGCGCGCCCTGGTCGAGATGTACCAGCGACTGTGGGGGCGGGCGGCTGAGCCGGTGCGATGGCCGGCGGGGCTGTCGGCCAGGGAGCGCGCTGTGGTGACACTGCTCGCCGAGGGCTGCACCGACCAGACGGTGGCCGAGCGGCTGGGCCTGAGCCGGCGCACCATCACCTACACGGTCGCGGACCTGATGGAGAAGTACGGGGCGCGCAGCCGGTTTCATCTGGCGCTGCGGCTGGCCGGTGGCGACGCCTCCGACCCTCCGCGGATGAGGCCGGTGAGCGGGGCAACTCCGAGTGACCCTGTGGACGACTTCGGCTAA
- a CDS encoding phosphatase PAP2 family protein: protein MSTAWHRPRAVLWGTAGVAILGFLVSLEVAARHYGLPGPVTNQAREVVFAPTSGPLLYAGLALMTVVLTWPQRFIAVGAAIGIDIVFCLVRWALGGGMHFGNGALWVILGCAVIAVTRRTGQERALLLKGVGLGLLLVTGHKTGDTWLLITSKTRPMVFDQYVATADHALGNPSWLVGRVVEATGPVGAHLLHGVYGQLPLAAAIVALYQLRNVGVERRFPGHHLVRTFLVIGLLGPAVYMIFPVVGPVFAFGADGGHWAVANLWPDTPTPIRPPHRIAFDGITPRNCMPSLHTAWATTIFIHSRKGPRILRAAGAFWLVATLGATLGFGYHYGVDLVAGVVFALTVEAAMRALDRGWDWSASRLIAGGATVFVALLVSYRYLPVEMARHPWVFGPLLVLALASVILHYVRTTGRWDLEPVAELSHTTRPDDFGAGAWTSTAPNRPPSPVPSPTARTPSST, encoded by the coding sequence ATGTCCACCGCGTGGCACCGGCCACGAGCGGTGCTATGGGGCACGGCAGGCGTGGCGATCCTCGGATTCCTCGTCTCGCTGGAGGTCGCCGCGCGCCACTACGGTCTGCCCGGACCGGTCACCAACCAGGCACGCGAGGTGGTGTTCGCCCCCACCTCGGGGCCCCTGCTGTACGCCGGACTGGCGCTGATGACGGTGGTGCTCACCTGGCCGCAGCGGTTCATCGCGGTTGGCGCGGCGATCGGCATCGACATCGTCTTCTGCCTGGTGCGGTGGGCGCTAGGCGGCGGGATGCACTTCGGCAACGGCGCCCTGTGGGTGATCCTGGGCTGTGCGGTCATCGCCGTCACACGCCGCACCGGCCAGGAACGCGCCCTGTTGCTGAAGGGTGTCGGTCTCGGCCTGCTGCTGGTGACCGGCCACAAGACCGGCGACACCTGGCTGCTCATCACGTCGAAGACCCGTCCGATGGTGTTCGACCAGTACGTGGCGACCGCCGATCACGCGCTGGGCAATCCGTCGTGGCTGGTGGGCCGGGTCGTCGAGGCCACCGGTCCGGTGGGTGCCCACCTCCTGCACGGCGTCTACGGCCAGCTCCCCCTGGCAGCGGCCATCGTCGCGCTGTACCAGTTGCGCAATGTGGGGGTGGAGCGCCGCTTCCCGGGTCACCATCTGGTGCGTACGTTCCTGGTCATCGGCCTGCTCGGGCCAGCCGTGTACATGATCTTCCCGGTGGTCGGCCCGGTTTTCGCCTTCGGCGCCGACGGCGGCCACTGGGCGGTGGCCAACCTGTGGCCGGACACGCCGACACCGATCAGGCCCCCGCACCGGATAGCGTTCGACGGGATCACCCCGCGCAACTGCATGCCCAGCCTGCACACGGCATGGGCGACCACGATCTTCATCCACTCGCGCAAGGGTCCGCGGATCCTGCGGGCCGCCGGCGCGTTCTGGCTGGTTGCCACGCTCGGGGCCACGCTGGGATTCGGTTACCACTACGGCGTGGACCTCGTCGCCGGCGTGGTGTTCGCACTCACCGTCGAGGCGGCGATGCGCGCGCTCGACCGCGGTTGGGACTGGTCGGCGTCGCGGCTGATCGCCGGCGGTGCGACGGTCTTCGTCGCGCTGCTGGTGTCCTACCGCTACCTGCCGGTGGAGATGGCCAGGCATCCGTGGGTTTTCGGACCGCTTCTCGTCCTGGCGCTGGCCTCGGTGATCCTCCACTACGTGCGGACCACAGGGCGCTGGGACCTGGAGCCCGTGGCGGAGCTGTCGCACACCACCCGGCCGGATGACTTCGGCGCCGGCGCTTGGACGTCGACAGCACCGAACAGGCCGCCCTCACCCGTGCCCTCACCGACTGCCAGGACGCCGTCGTCAACGTGA
- a CDS encoding PQQ-binding-like beta-propeller repeat protein, with the protein MPSIFVSFRKIDNRWMRDRVYQALAEAFGANEIFKSGESIPAGGDFAAILRRQAAECKLMLVLIGTAWTDARDAGGRRLLDRHDDWVRVEIATALAAGNRVIPVLLGDAAMLPAPVALPDDIAELAQLQFLRVPETHLEEGLQRFATAVSGLLPDLPTLGSRSEEPTDPAAVPPPAVPAVTQHTGSGNAVSVQGGMERSRVAGRDIRETKIHTGGILATITAFLTSKAGIAAAAAVTIGIATTIAATTTRSSGGTSDANAPTVARQGNKAVQTAATGDSAQGRPWKLILNASTPSDLVDLPIAYATLSGSMIYAADYVDARVYALDAHSGAEKWMKDVTDLDPYSALPPAFDDGVLYLRGRDKLIALDAATGTQRWTKPVGSTGLTPLTGAVAAAGSVYVGSGAGQLYSFDEATGRSKWTFTGVDVSAPVTVADGEVYIPDSAGKIYIVSAATGKQQSVLATARDAAPSSENQIITRPLVAKGAVYCASYHGWGLPLSGGHADTGSA; encoded by the coding sequence ATGCCAAGCATTTTCGTCAGCTTCCGCAAGATCGACAACCGCTGGATGCGCGACCGCGTCTATCAGGCGCTTGCGGAGGCCTTCGGCGCCAATGAGATATTCAAGTCTGGCGAATCCATCCCAGCCGGCGGGGACTTCGCCGCGATACTGCGCCGGCAGGCTGCGGAGTGCAAGCTCATGCTGGTGCTTATCGGGACGGCCTGGACCGACGCTCGCGACGCCGGCGGCCGCCGGCTCCTGGACCGCCACGACGACTGGGTGCGCGTCGAGATCGCCACCGCACTCGCCGCGGGCAACCGCGTCATCCCGGTCCTTCTGGGCGATGCCGCGATGCTGCCCGCGCCTGTGGCGCTCCCGGACGACATCGCGGAACTCGCACAGCTGCAGTTCCTCCGTGTTCCCGAGACCCACCTGGAGGAGGGCCTCCAGCGGTTCGCCACCGCGGTATCGGGACTACTGCCAGATCTGCCCACGCTGGGATCACGGAGCGAGGAACCGACTGACCCGGCGGCTGTCCCACCTCCGGCCGTGCCCGCGGTGACCCAGCACACCGGCAGCGGCAACGCCGTGTCCGTTCAAGGCGGGATGGAGAGATCCCGTGTGGCCGGCCGCGACATCCGCGAGACGAAGATTCACACCGGCGGGATCCTCGCCACGATCACCGCGTTCCTGACCAGTAAGGCCGGCATAGCCGCGGCCGCAGCCGTCACCATCGGGATCGCCACCACCATCGCCGCCACCACGACCCGCAGCAGCGGCGGAACCTCCGATGCGAACGCGCCCACAGTCGCGCGTCAGGGAAACAAGGCCGTTCAGACGGCGGCTACGGGGGACAGCGCTCAGGGCAGGCCGTGGAAGTTGATACTGAACGCGTCCACTCCCTCGGATCTGGTCGATCTGCCAATCGCCTATGCCACGCTTTCAGGTTCGATGATCTATGCGGCCGACTACGTCGACGCTCGCGTGTATGCGCTTGATGCTCATAGCGGCGCCGAGAAGTGGATGAAGGATGTCACCGACCTGGACCCTTATTCTGCCTTGCCGCCGGCGTTCGACGACGGGGTGCTGTATTTGCGGGGCCGTGACAAGCTGATCGCGCTCGACGCGGCTACCGGTACTCAGCGCTGGACAAAGCCTGTGGGCTCCACGGGTCTCACCCCGCTGACGGGAGCCGTCGCGGCAGCGGGGTCCGTGTACGTCGGTAGCGGCGCAGGGCAGCTCTACTCCTTCGACGAGGCCACGGGTCGGAGTAAATGGACCTTCACGGGCGTCGACGTATCTGCTCCTGTCACGGTGGCTGACGGCGAAGTCTATATTCCGGACAGCGCGGGGAAGATCTACATCGTGTCCGCTGCCACGGGAAAGCAGCAATCGGTGCTGGCCACTGCAAGGGATGCCGCTCCCAGCAGTGAAAACCAGATCATCACGCGGCCACTCGTGGCCAAGGGCGCGGTCTACTGTGCTTCGTACCATGGTTGGGGCCTCCCCCTGAGTGGTGGACACGCTGATACTGGATCTGCTTGA
- a CDS encoding argininosuccinate synthase-related protein has translation MRKEPRIRSFRDLSEEPEHIGLPVVTLFSGGLDSSYLLYRLRQIGFCDIHAVSVDLGDEETSEEKQRTAAHLGVRLHILDGRKQFAEEYVRPAIAAQAMYINTHPISSSLSRPLIASMAMEVAAAIGARTLLHTANRSQNTLRRLNGALQLLGFPGNFGSPYDLEPVDREVKIEELRAIGLHRFSQRTVSVDSNLWCREFESGDLDDPENHPVPEHLYRWTSVGSAAPPETVRIAFEAGAPTGVNGRDLPIADLVTELNLLAGAHGIGRFSGLEHLAQGVKVLEIREMPAAALLLRTARHLETAVLEAETIREKIHLEQIWTREALEGRWFGELRRASQSFVESCTARVTGSVTWKLAAGTAETTAIRADEPRYIRSREEWERRSIAQESPAPRSYIAY, from the coding sequence GTGCGAAAAGAACCCCGGATACGTTCCTTCCGTGATCTGAGCGAAGAACCGGAACACATCGGCCTTCCGGTGGTCACGCTCTTCAGCGGCGGGCTGGACAGCTCCTACCTGCTGTACCGCCTGCGCCAGATCGGCTTCTGCGACATCCACGCGGTCAGCGTGGACCTCGGGGACGAGGAGACCTCCGAGGAGAAGCAGCGGACAGCCGCCCACCTCGGGGTGCGGCTGCACATCCTGGACGGCAGGAAGCAGTTCGCGGAGGAGTACGTCAGACCGGCGATCGCCGCCCAGGCGATGTACATCAACACCCACCCGATCAGCTCCTCGCTCAGCAGGCCGCTGATAGCGAGCATGGCCATGGAGGTCGCCGCCGCCATCGGCGCCCGCACTCTCCTGCACACCGCCAACCGGTCGCAGAACACCCTGCGCAGGCTCAACGGGGCACTGCAACTCCTCGGTTTCCCGGGGAACTTCGGCAGCCCCTACGATCTCGAACCGGTGGACCGCGAGGTGAAGATCGAGGAGCTCAGAGCGATCGGCCTGCACCGCTTCTCGCAGCGGACCGTGAGCGTCGACTCCAACTTGTGGTGCCGGGAGTTCGAGTCCGGCGACCTGGACGATCCGGAGAACCACCCGGTCCCCGAGCACCTGTACCGCTGGACGTCGGTCGGCAGCGCCGCGCCGCCCGAGACCGTCCGCATCGCTTTCGAAGCCGGGGCTCCGACCGGTGTCAACGGACGCGACCTGCCGATCGCCGATCTGGTCACCGAACTCAATCTCCTCGCGGGAGCGCACGGCATCGGCCGCTTCAGCGGCCTCGAGCACCTCGCCCAGGGCGTGAAGGTGCTGGAGATACGCGAGATGCCGGCTGCCGCCCTGCTCCTGCGGACAGCGCGCCACCTGGAGACCGCCGTCCTGGAGGCCGAGACCATCCGCGAGAAGATCCACCTCGAACAGATCTGGACCCGCGAGGCGCTGGAGGGGCGGTGGTTCGGTGAACTGCGCCGGGCCAGCCAGAGCTTCGTCGAGAGCTGCACCGCTCGGGTGACCGGTTCGGTCACCTGGAAACTGGCCGCCGGTACGGCGGAGACCACCGCGATCCGCGCCGACGAGCCACGCTACATCAGGAGCCGGGAGGAGTGGGAGCGCCGCTCGATAGCGCAGGAGTCACCCGCTCCCCGGTCGTACATCGCCTACTGA
- a CDS encoding nuclear transport factor 2 family protein, whose product MNYDLRTLADRAELHDLLLHLGRALDEHRFDDLKNVLAQDATGTTRNGTGSGRDVLIAQIEAGNKDYARLLHRFSSVLIEVDGDTATIRAYITALSGHAGSLVPASRRYGLARNKAVRTPDGWRISELNVEPVFVVGR is encoded by the coding sequence ATGAACTACGACCTGCGCACCCTGGCCGACCGCGCCGAGCTGCACGACCTGCTGCTGCATTTGGGCCGGGCCTTGGACGAGCACCGCTTCGACGACCTGAAAAACGTTCTGGCGCAGGACGCCACTGGCACGACCCGCAACGGCACCGGGTCCGGCCGCGACGTCCTGATCGCACAGATCGAGGCCGGCAACAAGGACTACGCCCGCCTGCTCCACCGGTTCAGCAGCGTGCTGATCGAGGTCGATGGCGACACCGCGACGATCCGCGCGTACATCACCGCCCTGTCCGGCCACGCCGGCAGTCTCGTGCCGGCCTCCCGGCGCTACGGGCTGGCCCGCAACAAGGCCGTCCGGACGCCCGACGGTTGGCGGATCAGCGAGCTGAACGTCGAGCCGGTGTTCGTGGTGGGGCGATAA
- a CDS encoding PQQ-like beta-propeller repeat protein, with protein sequence MTACPPSWGKARSVFAFDLATGRLKWSYDTPGPIDANAAEYDGTLYIGAGDSKLYALDAATGKPRWTFQTGKGGVYSSPVVVNGVVYVGSNDHRLYALDSATGRRKWAFTTGGDIYASSPVVTSGLVIVGSQDGNLYAVDSTTGAGPAR encoded by the coding sequence ATAACCGCGTGCCCACCTTCATGGGGGAAGGCCCGTTCTGTCTTCGCGTTTGACCTGGCTACGGGCAGGTTGAAGTGGTCATACGACACGCCTGGGCCGATCGATGCCAACGCGGCGGAATATGACGGCACCCTGTACATCGGCGCGGGCGACAGCAAGCTGTACGCTCTGGACGCGGCAACCGGGAAACCGAGATGGACATTCCAGACGGGCAAGGGCGGCGTCTACTCCTCGCCTGTGGTCGTGAACGGCGTCGTGTATGTCGGCAGCAATGATCACCGCCTTTACGCACTGGACTCGGCAACTGGCCGCCGAAAGTGGGCGTTCACAACCGGTGGAGACATCTACGCCTCGTCTCCGGTAGTGACCTCGGGCCTGGTCATCGTGGGCAGCCAGGATGGAAACCTCTACGCGGTGGACTCGACCACCGGTGCCGGTCCGGCGCGTTGA